In Mucilaginibacter celer, one DNA window encodes the following:
- a CDS encoding helix-turn-helix domain-containing protein, producing MEEDILIQISNRIKERRREKNITVQELAIRANVSKGLISQIENSRTIPSLIVLIDIIKALEIDLNEFFKDIRSKTDEPPILIKRKHEYEHFEKEHAQGFHYQRIFTQSITQSTVDIVILELEPDATRPLVETEAFEYKYILSGQIAYQFNDDIITLNQGDSMLFDGRIPHTPKNTGDTKASMLVIYFFEEKK from the coding sequence ATGGAAGAAGATATACTGATACAGATCAGTAACCGGATAAAAGAACGCCGCCGCGAAAAAAACATCACCGTACAGGAACTGGCCATACGGGCCAATGTAAGCAAAGGGCTTATCTCGCAAATTGAAAACAGCCGCACCATCCCCTCGCTTATCGTATTGATCGATATTATTAAAGCATTAGAAATAGATCTGAACGAGTTTTTTAAAGATATCCGCTCAAAAACCGACGAGCCGCCAATCCTCATTAAACGGAAACACGAGTATGAGCATTTTGAAAAAGAACATGCCCAGGGTTTTCACTATCAGCGTATTTTTACCCAATCAATAACTCAAAGTACGGTTGATATCGTGATCCTCGAACTGGAGCCCGATGCCACCCGTCCGCTGGTAGAAACTGAAGCTTTCGAGTATAAATACATCCTCAGCGGCCAGATCGCTTACCAGTTTAACGATGATATCATCACCCTGAACCAGGGCGATAGCATGCTGTTTGACGGCCGCATCCCCCACACCCCAAAAAACACCGGCGATACCAAAGCCAGTATGCTGGTGATTTA
- a CDS encoding phosphonate degradation HD-domain oxygenase, which produces MAPAQYNPKAVVEEVFSLYERFGDADYIGEPVSQLEHMSQAAALAEAEGYDDEVVLAAFFHDIGHLCADAEEAGSMDGMGNVDHERLGADYLLERGFSERVANLVQGHVIAKRYLTYKYPEYYNRLSDASKATLEFQGGVMTEAEAADFELNPDAELIVRLRYWDDMAKEMEVPVNNIAQLKQMALSHLQTVNS; this is translated from the coding sequence ATGGCACCAGCACAATATAACCCGAAGGCAGTAGTAGAGGAAGTTTTTTCATTATATGAGCGATTTGGTGACGCCGATTATATTGGCGAACCGGTGTCGCAGCTGGAGCACATGTCGCAGGCGGCAGCGCTGGCCGAAGCCGAAGGTTATGATGACGAAGTTGTATTAGCTGCTTTTTTTCATGATATCGGTCACCTGTGTGCCGATGCCGAGGAAGCGGGTAGCATGGACGGCATGGGCAACGTTGATCATGAACGCCTTGGTGCCGATTATCTGTTGGAACGCGGATTTTCGGAAAGGGTTGCCAACCTGGTGCAGGGGCATGTTATTGCCAAAAGATATCTCACCTATAAATACCCCGAATATTATAACCGCCTTTCGGATGCCAGCAAGGCCACACTCGAGTTTCAGGGTGGTGTGATGACCGAGGCAGAAGCTGCTGATTTTGAGCTGAATCCGGATGCTGAGCTGATTGTAAGGCTGCGCTACTGGGATGATATGGCCAAGGAGATGGAAGTGCCGGTAAACAATATAGCTCAATTGAAACAAATGGCGCTTAGCCACCTGCAAACGGTAAACAGCTAA